The Pyrodictium delaneyi genome contains a region encoding:
- the aroF gene encoding 3-deoxy-7-phosphoheptulonate synthase: protein MECRRVLRETGEPVRFRVRDVEIGGETPVVIVGPCSIEDRDMIIETAEAIKRIFVDKHGFRNVVIRGGAWKPRTSPYSFQGHGARALEWLREAGDKVGLPVATEVMDPRDVATAAEYVDIIWVGARNMQNTPLLRELAKAGKPVLLKRHFGATINEWLCSAEYLLAGGLEEVALVERGTRGFNEYARFSLDITVVPIIKEISRLPVIVDVSHPAGKRSLVPPLARAALAAGAHGIMMEVHPSPDKALSDSKQQLPFKMLEELVDQLRGAGLI from the coding sequence ATGGAGTGCAGACGTGTACTTCGCGAAACCGGCGAGCCGGTGCGCTTCCGGGTAAGAGACGTCGAGATAGGCGGCGAGACCCCAGTAGTCATAGTTGGGCCATGCAGTATAGAGGATAGGGACATGATTATAGAGACTGCAGAGGCGATAAAGAGAATATTCGTCGACAAGCATGGCTTCAGGAACGTAGTGATACGGGGTGGTGCCTGGAAGCCCCGTACTAGCCCCTACAGCTTCCAGGGCCACGGGGCACGCGCGCTTGAGTGGCTCCGCGAGGCCGGCGACAAGGTGGGCCTGCCCGTAGCCACCGAAGTAATGGATCCCCGCGACGTAGCAACGGCGGCAGAATACGTCGACATAATATGGGTTGGAGCCCGTAACATGCAGAACACGCCGCTCCTACGCGAGCTAGCCAAGGCCGGGAAGCCAGTCCTCCTAAAGAGACACTTCGGGGCCACGATAAACGAATGGCTATGCAGTGCCGAATACCTCCTAGCAGGCGGCCTAGAAGAGGTAGCTCTCGTCGAGAGAGGAACAAGGGGCTTCAACGAGTACGCACGCTTCAGCCTAGACATAACGGTAGTCCCGATAATCAAGGAGATCTCACGGCTGCCCGTGATAGTCGATGTAAGCCACCCTGCTGGTAAACGCAGTCTAGTACCTCCGCTAGCCCGTGCAGCCCTAGCAGCCGGAGCCCATGGAATAATGATGGAGGTGCATCCGAGCCCCGACAAGGCGCTCAGCGACTCGAAGCAACAGCTACCGTTTAAGATGCTCGAGGAGCTTGTAGACCAGCTACGGGGAGCTGGGCTCATATGA
- a CDS encoding transketolase, which produces MEGGQLIVSKLGGIAQAGDAIGISLSEKLHEISLRARRRIIRMGIIEKSVHVGASLSVLDILVTLYFGRGLRRTGNRPTERDWLILSKGHAVPALYAVLAEKGLIPEDRLDAIRAIDGLEGHPDYTTEGIDVSTGSLGQGLSIAAGIAYAMRLDGTEDRHRVYVILGDGELDEGQVWEAAATVAHLGLRSVVAIVDVNGFQLDGPVEAIKTKGDLVLRWRSLGWSVVEVDGHDYEMLLSALRVADQEKRPTVILAYTRRGKGLGFLEASGGQHIDRKHADRFTE; this is translated from the coding sequence GTGGAGGGGGGACAGCTTATTGTATCGAAGCTAGGCGGAATAGCTCAGGCGGGTGATGCTATTGGAATTTCGCTGAGCGAGAAGCTCCACGAGATATCCCTCCGGGCCCGTCGGCGCATTATACGCATGGGCATTATCGAGAAAAGCGTCCATGTTGGTGCCTCGCTCAGCGTCCTTGATATCCTTGTCACGCTTTACTTCGGCCGGGGGCTCCGGAGGACCGGCAACCGCCCCACTGAGCGCGACTGGCTAATACTAAGCAAGGGTCACGCTGTACCCGCGCTCTACGCAGTCCTAGCAGAGAAGGGGCTAATACCAGAGGATCGCCTAGACGCCATAAGGGCTATCGACGGGCTCGAGGGGCACCCCGACTATACTACTGAAGGCATTGACGTCTCTACGGGCAGCCTCGGCCAAGGTCTAAGCATAGCCGCCGGCATAGCCTACGCTATGAGGCTGGATGGCACCGAGGATAGGCATCGAGTGTACGTGATACTCGGCGACGGCGAGCTAGACGAGGGCCAGGTCTGGGAAGCCGCAGCAACCGTGGCACACCTAGGGCTTCGCAGCGTAGTAGCTATTGTTGATGTTAACGGATTCCAGCTCGACGGTCCTGTCGAGGCTATCAAGACTAAGGGCGACCTGGTGCTCCGCTGGCGTAGTCTAGGCTGGAGCGTAGTGGAGGTTGACGGCCACGATTATGAGATGCTCCTTTCAGCACTGAGGGTGGCCGACCAGGAGAAGAGGCCCACAGTCATACTAGCCTACACACGCCGCGGAAAGGGGCTCGGCTTCCTAGAAGCTAGTGGGGGTCAGCACATTGACCGCAAGCATGCAGACCGGTTTACCGAGTGA
- a CDS encoding transketolase family protein, producing the protein MQTGLPSELKGVTRIRDAVGKALLFLGDTDPDVVVLTADVARSTRTSWFADRFPERFVNIGISEQDMVGFAAGLALAGKKPYAAAFAMFLMRAWEQIRNSIDRMNLDVKLIATHSGFSDHGDGASHQSLEDIALMRVLHNMAVVVPADPPQAYKAVVRIHEEVRGPVYFRIGRDYSPTVTDPASDYKFGELEILRDGSDIAIVSAGPLLAQVLEATEALQREGVDAAVANLHTVKPLDEQGLEALARRTGLLVVVEEHFPRGGLFGAVAEALAQRYPVPVYPIAAKSYGHSARSVLDLYREHALLADSIASRILEIIGRHKR; encoded by the coding sequence ATGCAGACCGGTTTACCGAGTGAGCTAAAGGGTGTCACACGAATACGTGATGCCGTCGGCAAGGCACTACTGTTCCTCGGCGACACTGACCCCGACGTAGTGGTACTGACAGCCGATGTTGCCAGGAGTACTAGGACCTCATGGTTTGCAGACCGGTTCCCCGAGAGGTTCGTAAACATAGGCATCTCCGAACAAGACATGGTGGGGTTCGCCGCCGGGCTAGCATTAGCCGGTAAGAAGCCTTACGCAGCCGCGTTCGCAATGTTCCTTATGAGGGCCTGGGAGCAGATAAGGAACAGTATTGATCGAATGAACCTCGACGTGAAGCTAATAGCCACACATAGCGGGTTTAGCGATCATGGTGACGGTGCTAGCCACCAGAGCCTTGAGGACATAGCATTAATGCGTGTCCTCCATAACATGGCTGTAGTGGTTCCTGCCGATCCACCACAGGCCTACAAGGCTGTAGTGAGGATCCACGAGGAAGTAAGGGGACCTGTCTACTTCAGAATAGGGCGTGACTACTCTCCCACTGTCACTGACCCCGCCTCTGACTACAAGTTCGGAGAGCTGGAGATACTCCGGGACGGCTCCGACATAGCCATCGTCTCCGCCGGGCCACTGCTCGCCCAGGTATTGGAGGCTACCGAGGCTCTGCAGAGGGAAGGCGTAGACGCCGCAGTGGCGAATCTACACACGGTTAAGCCGCTAGACGAGCAAGGGCTAGAGGCTCTAGCCCGGCGCACCGGGCTGCTAGTAGTCGTTGAGGAGCACTTTCCCAGAGGCGGGCTCTTCGGCGCCGTAGCAGAGGCACTGGCGCAGCGCTACCCGGTTCCAGTATACCCGATCGCCGCCAAGAGCTACGGGCATAGCGCGCGCAGCGTGCTCGACCTCTATCGTGAGCACGCCCTCCTAGCTGATTCGATAGCCTCACGCATCCTCGAGATAATAGGCCGGCATAAGAGGTGA
- a CDS encoding prephenate dehydrogenase/arogenate dehydrogenase family protein encodes MTSGDAAEALRSSLLRIDRSIVSLIAARLNIADVLGGVKRSEGMPVYDRAREITVANLLAEEARSLGVPDSLVKEIYFMLARESRCRQVYCPEALRIAFYGYGRMARMLAGILARGGCWVAITGRDPKKAQEAAQAIGARYMEPSRAVDWADMLVYAVPGNVVPELFKKHLPLLRESMLIADIASVKTPVVKQITSLLGEDSPEYVSLHPLFGPLACPAGESIAVVPVKLERWRGRLEKLFTGIGLNPVYVTAEDHDRIMAVNQVLHHLVYDLYREAAKILHEKLGIDPGLSKELVTWSLKRTESVAARLEQLRGVVEEIRRENPYTGEVLEALSQALEVLSRQTRHS; translated from the coding sequence GTGACAAGTGGAGATGCGGCTGAGGCTCTACGTTCGAGCCTGCTCCGGATAGATCGCTCAATAGTCAGCTTGATAGCAGCACGGCTCAACATAGCTGATGTGCTGGGAGGCGTTAAGCGGAGCGAAGGCATGCCGGTCTACGATCGAGCCCGGGAGATAACTGTCGCAAACCTCTTGGCGGAGGAGGCTCGGAGCCTTGGTGTGCCAGACAGCCTTGTCAAGGAGATATACTTCATGCTGGCCAGGGAGTCCAGGTGCCGCCAAGTATACTGCCCCGAGGCGCTAAGGATAGCATTCTACGGTTACGGCCGCATGGCTAGAATGTTAGCAGGTATACTCGCCCGCGGCGGCTGCTGGGTGGCAATAACTGGCCGTGACCCCAAGAAAGCGCAGGAGGCAGCCCAGGCCATAGGGGCACGTTATATGGAGCCATCGAGGGCCGTTGACTGGGCCGACATGCTAGTATATGCTGTACCAGGCAATGTTGTACCAGAACTGTTTAAGAAGCATCTACCACTGCTCCGGGAAAGCATGCTGATAGCAGATATAGCCTCCGTCAAGACCCCAGTAGTGAAGCAGATAACGTCATTGCTCGGCGAGGACTCACCGGAATATGTGAGCCTTCACCCGCTATTCGGGCCGCTCGCATGTCCTGCAGGGGAAAGTATCGCTGTAGTCCCGGTGAAGCTAGAGCGATGGCGTGGAAGGCTAGAGAAGCTCTTCACGGGGATCGGGCTCAACCCGGTATACGTCACCGCTGAGGACCACGACCGTATAATGGCTGTCAACCAGGTATTACATCATCTAGTCTATGACCTCTACCGGGAAGCTGCAAAGATACTACACGAAAAGCTAGGCATAGACCCAGGACTCTCTAAGGAGCTGGTTACCTGGAGCCTAAAGAGGACGGAGAGCGTCGCTGCTAGACTAGAGCAGCTGAGAGGCGTCGTCGAGGAGATACGGCGAGAGAACCCCTATACCGGAGAAGTCTTGGAGGCACTCAGCCAGGCACTAGAAGTGCTATCAAGACAAACCCGACACTCATAA
- the aroC gene encoding chorismate synthase codes for MPLGSALRLSIFGESHGCCIGAVLEGVPPGIPLSPEEINRELELRRPGRRLTTPRREEDRVEILSGVYMGYTTGAPLAMLIRNRDVDSSFYEQVVRHRPRPGHADLTARLRSMGFNDYRGGGPFSGRLTAAIVAAGTVAKKIAGLHGVRFYAYLRALGPAECPPPNGSAEDWIQQLQQLREERNKSTVFCHDAEASKEMEQALIEAMKNGDSLGGLVELWILGVPPGLGEPPFDTLDGDLAKAFFAIPGVKAIEFGTGMAIARMRGSEATDNLVLSPEGAPIPTPGHSGGILGGLSTGGPIVARIAFKPTSTIRLPQRTIDWRGLEETEMTGGGRHDPAIAVRAVPVVEAMAALVVADHLLRWLSWRLEHYHRLERGLEAEKENWF; via the coding sequence GTGCCGCTGGGCTCTGCTCTCCGCCTGTCGATATTCGGGGAAAGTCACGGCTGCTGTATAGGCGCAGTGCTAGAAGGAGTACCGCCTGGCATACCTTTGTCGCCTGAGGAGATCAACAGGGAGCTAGAGCTACGCCGCCCGGGCCGGAGACTCACTACGCCACGCCGCGAAGAAGACCGGGTAGAGATACTCTCTGGAGTCTACATGGGCTATACGACTGGCGCTCCTCTCGCCATGCTGATACGCAACCGGGACGTGGACAGCAGCTTCTACGAGCAAGTGGTACGCCACCGGCCGCGCCCGGGCCACGCCGACCTTACTGCCCGGCTTCGGAGTATGGGGTTCAACGACTACCGTGGCGGAGGCCCCTTCTCCGGTAGACTAACAGCAGCCATAGTCGCAGCCGGCACGGTGGCCAAGAAGATAGCTGGCCTCCACGGGGTAAGGTTCTACGCATACCTCCGGGCTCTAGGCCCGGCTGAGTGCCCGCCGCCCAACGGGTCGGCAGAAGACTGGATTCAACAGCTACAACAACTACGCGAAGAGAGGAACAAGAGCACGGTATTTTGCCACGATGCCGAGGCCTCTAAGGAAATGGAACAAGCATTGATAGAGGCTATGAAGAATGGTGACAGTCTTGGTGGGCTCGTCGAACTCTGGATACTAGGCGTGCCGCCAGGTCTCGGTGAGCCGCCATTCGATACCCTAGATGGTGACCTGGCTAAGGCGTTCTTCGCTATACCCGGTGTCAAAGCAATAGAATTCGGCACAGGAATGGCCATAGCCCGCATGAGGGGCTCCGAGGCCACTGACAACCTCGTCCTGAGCCCCGAGGGAGCACCCATCCCAACACCGGGTCACAGCGGCGGAATCCTAGGAGGACTCTCCACCGGGGGTCCGATAGTAGCTAGAATAGCCTTCAAGCCAACATCAACCATAAGGTTGCCGCAGCGAACTATAGACTGGCGGGGCCTCGAAGAGACAGAAATGACCGGCGGAGGACGCCACGATCCCGCAATAGCGGTTAGAGCAGTACCAGTGGTAGAAGCCATGGCAGCACTCGTAGTAGCAGACCATTTGCTCAGATGGCTCTCCTGGAGACTAGAGCACTACCACCGGCTAGAGAGAGGCCTAGAAGCAGAAAAGGAGAACTGGTTTTGA
- the aroA gene encoding 3-phosphoshikimate 1-carboxyvinyltransferase, with amino-acid sequence MQKAILPKRIIITPSKPEGNVKAPPSKSYTHRAILAGLLAGSITIIENPLWSSDTEATLAAAEKLGARVDRAESLLELSSPGAGALEWTPCIDAVESGTTMRLITGIVSLLDKPVIIYGRGRLHQRPVRPLLEALTRLSVEYMVSNGCCPPHAVKGPAQGGSTRVDARESSQYLSALLLLGAGLPGGLEMAVDGLESRPYVDITVRVLEAFGAKVERRGYAWFRVEGPLRPSRYQVPGDWSSAAPLLAAGALAGEVTVEGLDPNDPQPDRVIVDVLRGMGAPVEVAGRSVTVGAPSRLQGFSVCIRDSPDLAPALAALAAAACGRSRICCIERLRLKESDRVEAVLDLLRRSRVEAKLLESPSEGLCIEITGRCGRLPGGVTYNSHGDHRIAMAAALLGLVSEKPVIVEPADVVAKSYPGFWDALRTLGVEIREA; translated from the coding sequence ATGCAGAAAGCGATACTGCCCAAGAGGATAATAATAACTCCTTCGAAACCCGAGGGCAATGTCAAAGCGCCGCCTTCAAAAAGCTATACTCACCGTGCAATCCTCGCTGGACTCTTGGCTGGCAGTATAACAATAATTGAGAATCCCCTATGGAGTAGCGACACAGAGGCTACACTAGCTGCTGCAGAGAAGCTGGGCGCAAGAGTAGATAGGGCAGAGAGCCTTCTGGAGTTGTCATCGCCTGGTGCAGGGGCACTGGAATGGACGCCTTGCATAGATGCGGTAGAATCCGGCACCACTATGCGGCTTATAACCGGTATTGTATCGCTCCTTGATAAGCCAGTGATTATCTACGGAAGGGGGAGGCTCCACCAGCGTCCTGTACGCCCTCTCCTCGAGGCCCTTACTAGGCTCAGCGTCGAGTACATGGTATCTAATGGTTGCTGTCCTCCCCATGCCGTGAAGGGACCAGCACAGGGCGGTTCTACACGGGTAGATGCGAGGGAGAGTAGCCAGTACCTCTCAGCACTCCTTCTCCTTGGAGCCGGTCTACCCGGAGGCCTAGAAATGGCGGTCGATGGTTTAGAGTCCAGGCCCTACGTGGACATAACCGTCCGTGTCCTTGAAGCTTTCGGAGCCAAGGTCGAGAGGAGGGGCTACGCCTGGTTCCGTGTCGAGGGTCCCCTAAGGCCGTCCAGATACCAGGTTCCAGGAGACTGGAGCAGTGCTGCACCTCTCCTCGCGGCGGGAGCACTAGCAGGCGAAGTCACTGTGGAGGGTCTAGACCCTAACGACCCGCAGCCGGACCGCGTCATAGTTGACGTGCTCCGGGGCATGGGCGCTCCCGTAGAGGTTGCTGGCCGGAGTGTAACCGTAGGGGCACCGTCAAGGCTTCAAGGCTTCAGCGTCTGCATCCGCGACTCTCCCGACCTTGCCCCCGCTCTGGCAGCCCTGGCTGCGGCTGCTTGTGGCCGGTCGAGAATATGCTGCATAGAGAGACTCCGGCTCAAGGAGAGCGATCGCGTTGAAGCAGTGCTTGACTTGCTCCGCCGCTCCCGTGTCGAGGCAAAGCTGCTGGAGTCGCCTAGCGAGGGACTCTGCATAGAAATCACTGGGCGGTGTGGTAGACTCCCCGGCGGAGTAACCTATAACAGTCATGGTGACCACAGGATAGCTATGGCAGCGGCGCTGCTCGGCCTAGTCTCCGAGAAGCCAGTTATAGTAGAGCCAGCGGACGTAGTGGCTAAGTCGTATCCCGGCTTCTGGGATGCGCTAAGAACCCTAGGCGTTGAGATAAGAGAAGCCTAG
- a CDS encoding shikimate kinase, translated as MKKRGRGKAHGALGIVNAIGSGGYGAAAALDLSVEVEVWLCSSSHGYTVTRGQHVDIDPAILDAVAETASNVLGRHVAPICARGFSEVPLEAGLKGSSALINALLEAVLGLYGVSLGVEELARLGVDAARRAGLTVTGALDDHLAVSGCGAYATDNTRQAIVTREPSLSGYAVIAVPGRRSIRGIDLETFRLYQELYIAAWKLVLAGDWYAAATVNGVATMMATGSEPSKLLALLTMEGVDAVGVSGKGPAVYAITSSRDVVPRVKDMLEKAMGAPTLVSRITPCNSHLH; from the coding sequence GTGAAGAAGCGTGGGAGAGGAAAAGCTCACGGGGCGCTTGGGATTGTTAACGCTATAGGTAGTGGCGGCTACGGTGCGGCCGCCGCCCTTGACCTCTCCGTCGAGGTCGAGGTTTGGCTGTGTAGCAGCTCCCACGGCTACACGGTTACCCGAGGCCAGCACGTAGACATAGACCCAGCAATACTCGATGCAGTCGCGGAGACGGCAAGCAACGTTCTCGGACGCCACGTTGCCCCTATCTGTGCGAGGGGCTTCTCAGAGGTACCCTTAGAAGCTGGGCTTAAAGGAAGCAGTGCACTGATCAACGCACTGCTCGAGGCAGTACTGGGCCTCTACGGGGTCTCCCTCGGCGTGGAAGAGCTTGCCAGGCTAGGCGTCGATGCAGCACGACGTGCTGGACTTACTGTCACTGGTGCTCTAGACGATCACCTAGCGGTGAGCGGGTGCGGCGCCTACGCCACTGATAACACACGTCAAGCTATAGTGACCCGCGAGCCCAGCCTAAGCGGCTATGCTGTGATAGCTGTACCAGGGCGCCGGAGTATACGGGGCATAGACCTTGAGACCTTCCGGCTGTACCAGGAGCTCTACATTGCTGCCTGGAAGCTTGTACTTGCAGGTGACTGGTATGCAGCCGCGACAGTAAATGGCGTAGCCACGATGATGGCTACCGGCTCAGAGCCTAGTAAGCTCTTAGCGCTCCTAACTATGGAGGGCGTAGATGCTGTAGGTGTATCGGGCAAGGGACCAGCAGTCTACGCTATTACTAGTAGCAGAGATGTGGTTCCCAGGGTCAAGGATATGTTAGAGAAGGCAATGGGGGCTCCTACCCTAGTCTCTAGGATAACCCCTTGCAACTCTCACTTGCACTGA
- a CDS encoding metalloprotease family protein, whose amino-acid sequence MKSAEEKKVIVRRAWSIYAGLVAALATPIIVMYLIAPLCGRTIGCSPGGCVIEVNMIVLAASLASVVVLHELIHMVSARLIGVEGVRLRLVARMGAIMIDYSWMTPRQYLVVALTPQLLSIIALAMIAYGMIRGTLGLALCIAFVFNVSGGMVDIVNAVYFSLTHWYAKRFLLLYSENGGVAGGVVEYDDKLVVYML is encoded by the coding sequence ATGAAAAGTGCAGAAGAGAAGAAAGTCATCGTACGAAGGGCCTGGAGCATATATGCCGGCCTCGTAGCAGCCCTCGCCACACCCATAATAGTAATGTATCTCATTGCACCTCTCTGTGGCAGAACTATAGGCTGTAGTCCGGGTGGCTGTGTTATCGAAGTAAACATGATTGTGCTTGCCGCGTCGCTGGCGAGCGTGGTCGTACTCCACGAACTCATCCACATGGTTTCTGCGAGGCTTATAGGTGTAGAGGGTGTCCGGCTTAGGCTTGTAGCACGCATGGGCGCTATAATGATCGACTATTCGTGGATGACCCCCCGCCAGTACCTCGTAGTTGCTCTTACACCGCAGCTCTTAAGCATCATAGCGTTAGCTATGATAGCTTATGGGATGATTAGGGGTACATTAGGCCTAGCTCTCTGCATAGCTTTTGTCTTCAACGTGTCGGGAGGCATGGTCGACATAGTTAATGCTGTCTACTTCAGCTTAACCCATTGGTACGCTAAACGCTTCCTCCTCCTCTACAGCGAGAATGGAGGCGTAGCCGGTGGTGTAGTAGAGTATGATGATAAGCTGGTGGTCTACATGTTATAG